One part of the Tunicatimonas pelagia genome encodes these proteins:
- a CDS encoding BlaI/MecI/CopY family transcriptional regulator encodes MNKLKFSKPSENELAILQVLWEREPATVKSVNEVLNQKKPTGYTTTLKLMQIMHDKGLVTRTTEGAKGKSHLYSSAVTEKQVNGQLLDQFIQRVFRGSASSMVMRAIGRSEISAEEIEEIRNFLDGLDNNPPS; translated from the coding sequence ATGAATAAGCTAAAATTTTCTAAACCATCGGAAAACGAACTGGCCATTTTGCAGGTGCTGTGGGAGCGGGAACCTGCTACAGTCAAGAGTGTAAACGAAGTTCTGAATCAGAAAAAGCCCACCGGGTATACCACTACGCTTAAGCTGATGCAAATTATGCACGATAAAGGATTAGTAACCCGCACCACCGAAGGAGCCAAAGGCAAATCCCACCTTTACTCATCAGCCGTTACTGAAAAGCAGGTGAACGGACAGTTGCTCGACCAATTTATTCAGCGGGTTTTTCGTGGTTCGGCCAGTTCTATGGTGATGCGAGCCATTGGTCGTTCTGAAATCTCAGCCGAAGAAATTGAAGAAATAAGAAATTTTTTAGATGGTCTCGATAACAATCCCCCGTCATGA
- a CDS encoding HNH endonuclease: MRKKVTKRAKHRCEYCLLPQSVALHKNEVDHIIPTQHGGKTEENNLALSCMRCNRYKGSNVGSFDPITGELTQFFNPRVHKWSDHFIIEKGFIQPLTPEGRVTISIFNINQNERVSERKRLLQSGSY, from the coding sequence ATGCGTAAGAAAGTGACGAAGCGAGCTAAGCATCGTTGCGAATACTGCTTATTGCCTCAATCGGTAGCTTTGCACAAGAACGAAGTAGATCATATTATACCCACTCAGCATGGTGGCAAAACTGAAGAGAACAATCTAGCTCTCTCATGTATGCGCTGTAACCGATACAAAGGCTCTAATGTAGGATCGTTTGACCCGATAACTGGTGAACTAACCCAATTCTTTAATCCTCGAGTCCATAAATGGAGCGATCACTTCATAATTGAAAAGGGGTTCATTCAACCACTGACCCCGGAAGGGCGGGTGACCATTAGTATTTTTAATATTAATCAGAACGAAAGAGTGAGTGAGCGAAAGAGATTATTACAATCCGGCTCATACTGA